One window from the genome of Ictidomys tridecemlineatus isolate mIctTri1 chromosome 12, mIctTri1.hap1, whole genome shotgun sequence encodes:
- the Rhob gene encoding rho-related GTP-binding protein RhoB, with the protein MAAIRKKLVVVGDGACGKTCLLIVFSKDEFPEVYVPTVFENYVADIEVDGKQVELALWDTAGQEDYDRLRPLSYPDTDVILMCFSVDSPDSLENIPEKWVPEVKHFCPNVPIILVANKKDLRSDEHVRTELARMKQEPVRTDDGRAMAVRIQAYDYLECSAKTKEGVREVFETATRAALQKRYGSQNGCINCCKVL; encoded by the coding sequence ATGGCGGCCATCCGCAAGAAGCTGGTGGTGGTGGGCGACGGCGCGTGTGGCAAAACGTGCCTGCTGATCGTGTTCAGTAAGGACGAGTTCCCTGAGGTGTACGTGCCCACCGTCTTCGAGAACTATGTGGCGGACATCGAGGTGGACGGCAAGCAGGTGGAGCTGGCGCTGTGGGATACGGCGGGTCAGGAGGACTATGACCGTCTGCGGCCGCTCTCCTACCCGGACACCGACGTCATCCTCATGTGCTTTTCGGTGGACAGCCCGGACTCGCTGGAGAACATCCCCGAGAAGTGGGTGCCCGAGGTGAAGCACTTCTGTCCCAACGTGCCCATCATTCTGGTGGCCAACAAGAAAGACCTGCGCAGCGACGAGCACGTCCGCACAGAGCTGGCCCGCATGAAGCAGGAACCAGTGCGCACGGATGACGGCCGCGCCATGGCCGTGCGCATCCAAGCCTACGACTACCTCGAGTGCTCCGCCAAGACCAAGGAGGGCGTGCGCGAGGTCTTCGAGACCGCCACGCGCGCCGCGCTGCAGAAGCGCTACGGCTCCCAGAACGGCTGCATCAACTGCTGCAAGGTGCTATGA